One region of Peribacillus simplex genomic DNA includes:
- a CDS encoding DUF1641 domain-containing protein — MSETITQSQTEQINARQKQLDLLDQLLKPEVQESLNTLVEQLPKLTELVNILTKSYDFAQSVATDDVLKNDTVSAISEIATPVVGSVKGLAANAIEAKDRAEANNDVIGLFGLLRMMKDPQAQKLFRFAQAFLEVSSERKNQK; from the coding sequence ATGTCAGAAACGATTACCCAATCACAAACTGAACAAATTAATGCACGCCAAAAACAATTAGATTTACTGGACCAATTATTAAAGCCCGAGGTTCAGGAATCCTTGAACACTTTAGTTGAGCAGTTACCAAAACTGACTGAATTAGTGAATATTTTAACAAAGTCTTATGATTTCGCTCAATCGGTTGCGACTGATGATGTTTTGAAAAATGATACGGTCAGCGCCATTTCGGAGATCGCTACACCTGTAGTGGGCTCAGTGAAAGGTCTTGCAGCTAACGCCATCGAAGCCAAGGATCGTGCAGAAGCGAATAATGATGTGATCGGTCTTTTTGGACTGTTAAGAATGATGAAAGACCCGCAAGCACAAAAACTTTTCCGTTTTGCCCAAGCTTTTCTTGAAGTCTCTTCAGAACGCAAAAACCAAAAATAA
- a CDS encoding hydantoinase/oxoprolinase family protein gives MIGTKQTRLAIDVGGTFTDVFVFDESTKEISITKTSSTPLNPEIGILDGIAKAEIDCENIKVFSHGTTVGTNALIERKLPKTALITSIGFRDVSEIRRGTKLELWDTYDDVAKPYIQRRDRFEVEERIDFAGNVLTEINEEEVRSLARKLKRRGTESIAVCFMNSYVNGSNEAKVKRIIQEELPDVYICISSEVLPEIFEHERMSTTIVNAVLGPTVSNYIKTLEGEMNKRGYEDDILVLHSGGGVMTSQTVPRYAARLASSGIAAGAIASKHIAQLCGFNNAIGLDMGGTSTDISLMHEGDLRITKDWYIEYGYPIGFPSIEILTIGAGGGSLAWVDEGGSLRNGPQSAGAVPGPACYSRGGVEPTNSDANIVLGRLGTKLLDGQMELDKQKAIEVVDKIAKKFKYTIEEAANAITRVANANMCDSLRLISVRRGYDPRDFALVAFGGAGPLHGAYLAKEMEIPTVIIPPHPGVAAAMGCLLVDVRHDISKTYVKNVKDVSLGDLEKEFIGMEKEAEELLQEEGVAKEASTLMRYIDMRYMGQWRSLAIEVDCPISSLEETLNRFHQEHEREFSFSDKEQTVEIYGLLVTAIGTVPKPEFPTYEPGGTLADALKETRDVYFEEEGYVNTNVYNRELIPAFSEITGPAIVDQLDTTTVIPPNFTAKVDKYRNLILSQNK, from the coding sequence ATGATAGGTACGAAGCAAACTAGGCTCGCAATTGATGTAGGCGGAACATTTACGGATGTTTTCGTTTTTGATGAAAGCACGAAGGAAATTTCAATTACGAAAACGTCGTCGACTCCTCTGAATCCAGAGATCGGTATTTTGGATGGAATTGCTAAAGCGGAAATAGATTGTGAAAATATTAAAGTGTTTTCCCATGGTACAACGGTAGGCACCAATGCCTTGATTGAAAGGAAATTGCCAAAGACAGCATTGATCACATCCATTGGATTTCGGGATGTATCGGAAATCCGCCGCGGAACCAAGCTTGAGTTATGGGATACATATGATGATGTAGCCAAACCGTATATTCAAAGAAGAGACCGTTTTGAAGTGGAAGAACGCATCGATTTTGCAGGGAATGTCCTGACGGAAATCAATGAAGAGGAAGTACGGTCACTGGCAAGGAAATTAAAAAGACGCGGTACCGAATCCATCGCGGTTTGCTTCATGAACTCGTATGTTAACGGAAGCAATGAGGCGAAAGTGAAACGTATCATCCAGGAGGAACTCCCGGATGTCTATATATGCATTTCAAGTGAGGTCCTTCCTGAAATTTTTGAGCATGAGCGCATGAGTACGACGATCGTCAATGCGGTTTTAGGACCGACTGTCAGCAACTACATTAAAACCCTTGAAGGTGAAATGAATAAACGGGGATATGAAGATGACATATTAGTGCTTCATTCCGGCGGAGGGGTCATGACATCCCAAACCGTTCCCCGTTATGCGGCAAGGCTTGCAAGCTCAGGCATCGCTGCAGGTGCGATTGCCAGTAAACATATCGCCCAGCTTTGCGGTTTTAATAATGCTATTGGGCTGGATATGGGAGGGACCAGCACCGATATTTCCTTGATGCATGAAGGTGATTTGCGGATTACGAAAGATTGGTATATTGAGTATGGATATCCGATAGGGTTCCCAAGTATCGAAATTTTGACGATAGGAGCAGGAGGCGGAAGCTTAGCTTGGGTGGATGAAGGCGGTTCTTTACGCAATGGCCCTCAAAGTGCAGGGGCGGTTCCTGGACCCGCCTGCTATAGCAGGGGTGGAGTGGAACCGACCAATTCCGATGCCAATATTGTATTGGGACGGCTTGGCACAAAACTATTGGATGGACAGATGGAACTGGATAAACAAAAAGCGATTGAAGTCGTGGATAAGATCGCCAAGAAATTCAAATATACGATTGAAGAAGCCGCGAATGCCATCACAAGGGTGGCCAATGCCAACATGTGTGATTCGCTAAGGCTGATTTCAGTTAGACGGGGATACGATCCCCGCGACTTTGCCCTTGTGGCTTTCGGAGGGGCTGGGCCTTTGCATGGCGCGTACTTGGCCAAGGAAATGGAAATCCCGACTGTCATCATCCCGCCGCATCCGGGTGTTGCCGCGGCAATGGGATGCCTGCTGGTCGATGTTCGTCATGATATATCCAAAACCTATGTCAAGAATGTCAAGGATGTCTCGTTAGGGGATTTAGAGAAAGAATTCATCGGGATGGAAAAAGAGGCCGAGGAATTATTGCAAGAAGAGGGTGTAGCTAAAGAAGCTTCCACATTGATGCGATATATTGACATGAGGTATATGGGACAGTGGCGTTCATTGGCGATAGAAGTCGATTGTCCAATTTCTTCATTGGAAGAGACCCTTAACCGTTTCCATCAAGAGCACGAACGGGAGTTTTCTTTCTCTGATAAAGAACAGACCGTGGAAATTTACGGGCTGCTCGTTACGGCTATCGGAACTGTGCCAAAACCTGAATTTCCGACCTATGAACCTGGGGGCACACTGGCCGATGCCTTGAAGGAAACGCGTGATGTTTATTTCGAAGAGGAAGGTTATGTGAATACGAACGTGTATAACCGGGAACTCATTCCGGCATTCTCTGAAATTACGGGACCTGCCATAGTGGATCAGCTTGATACAACGACTGTCATTCCACCCAATTTCACGGCAAAAGTTGATAAATACAGGAACTTGATTCTTTCCCAAAATAAATAA